A portion of the bacterium genome contains these proteins:
- a CDS encoding AAA family ATPase, with the protein MIYRFLEFELSEERFEVRRNGEPVLTQRKAFDFVRFLLVNRDRVVTHEELIDALWGGAARSLSTIPQCAASARRALGDSSTRQAVFQTVRGRGYRFVAEVEEADSTTPSLRVIPRGEAGDESDSAPFVGREELMSTLFATLGVSLSGEARVVFLSGEPGIGKTRAVEELSRKALEHGASVLTGRCYEGEGAPAFWPWIQIIREWNRNNDFADLSEDLKDEARFFSKWRPEVAGKNSNNSAQAGEGAELRFGLFDAATRGLRKFAADTPLVLVLEDLHWADPASLGLLRFIAASLRHDPILLVGTFREDELYRTSELAQTLAGLAREPSFSSFSMEGLGREDVGALLEQTVSREIPPDLVDSVATMTEGNPFFVVELARLLNADGAGANVKDLPRSEGLELPASITATIERRLGKLTAASRRLLATASVIGREFTLARLSEVAGPDYQPVLEHLEEAVEARIIEPMRRVPGTYRFSHALIRETFYQGIMGPARAQLHRSVAEALEHRHGDSNDPPLAALAHHWYAAVATGAVEKAAEYSRLAGLASAARLAFEEAAFHLRRALELADLRPVSNEREHCENLLDLGKAEWNSDNPRLARATFARAAALARQIDSSQLFARAAIGYYGFEQGISSDATTRALLEEAVGWLDADSPELRACVLAKLQHMTPHADRMETRRSMSLEALDLARSCQDPQAMRDAFRAREMATVPTGFLDERLEWEAECREWGERLSDPWLSLLGNDVVSSLTQGDRAGVLHSMQQSSRFAAASGDRMSRFVSILQQSGFAMMEGRFDDLGPLIELIPEAGKNCVSWSQSAYFGYLFVETLELGKFDQLKQDWLSFFDDIVLSFPSREVIGHASIAVIHSLTDDHAAAMKELDQLQDCFGMGAENTQHNENWIFAMRLLGDVIERLGTKSHAGMLAHALEPSAEQVVCHSSFRWAGGSVASTLGLLSSVLGNFEAGIAQFEAGLARETALGAKPAMLRSQAGLARLLMRRGTNNDRSDALALMDEVVTGCEQLGIDPREKYIAPFERVQ; encoded by the coding sequence ATGATTTATCGATTCCTCGAATTCGAGCTTTCTGAGGAACGCTTCGAGGTTCGGAGGAACGGAGAGCCTGTGCTGACTCAGCGCAAGGCTTTTGACTTCGTGCGTTTTTTGCTCGTGAATCGCGATCGCGTAGTCACGCACGAAGAGTTGATCGACGCGCTCTGGGGAGGGGCGGCCCGGAGCCTGAGCACCATTCCGCAGTGCGCTGCCTCTGCTCGCCGGGCTCTCGGAGACAGTTCGACTCGACAGGCCGTGTTCCAGACCGTCCGTGGGCGAGGCTATCGGTTCGTGGCAGAGGTCGAGGAGGCGGATTCGACGACACCTTCACTGCGGGTGATTCCCCGCGGTGAAGCCGGAGACGAAAGCGACTCCGCGCCATTCGTGGGCCGCGAGGAATTGATGTCCACTTTGTTTGCAACGCTGGGTGTGAGCCTGTCCGGCGAGGCGCGTGTTGTTTTTCTGTCTGGTGAGCCGGGCATCGGCAAGACACGCGCTGTAGAGGAACTCTCGCGCAAGGCGTTGGAGCACGGCGCCTCGGTGTTGACCGGGCGTTGCTATGAAGGGGAAGGCGCGCCTGCTTTCTGGCCCTGGATCCAGATAATTCGGGAATGGAATCGAAACAACGACTTCGCAGATCTCTCCGAGGACCTCAAGGACGAGGCGAGGTTCTTCTCGAAATGGCGTCCAGAGGTCGCGGGGAAGAACTCGAATAACTCGGCACAGGCGGGTGAGGGCGCGGAGCTGCGCTTCGGGCTTTTCGACGCGGCCACCCGGGGGCTGAGAAAGTTCGCGGCGGACACCCCACTCGTCCTGGTGCTCGAAGACCTGCACTGGGCGGATCCCGCTTCTCTGGGTCTGTTGCGCTTCATCGCGGCGAGCCTGCGCCACGATCCGATACTCTTGGTGGGGACTTTTCGAGAAGACGAGCTGTATCGGACCTCGGAGTTGGCCCAGACCCTGGCCGGGTTGGCCCGGGAGCCGTCGTTCTCTTCCTTTTCGATGGAAGGTCTGGGACGTGAGGACGTAGGAGCGCTTCTCGAGCAGACCGTCAGTCGGGAGATCCCACCGGACCTGGTCGATTCCGTGGCGACGATGACCGAAGGCAACCCGTTCTTCGTGGTCGAGCTCGCGCGACTTCTCAATGCCGACGGGGCAGGGGCCAATGTCAAAGACCTGCCTCGAAGTGAAGGTCTTGAGTTGCCGGCGAGCATCACCGCCACCATCGAACGCCGACTGGGAAAACTGACTGCCGCTTCGCGGCGGCTACTTGCGACAGCTTCGGTCATTGGGCGCGAGTTCACGCTGGCGCGTCTTTCGGAAGTCGCGGGTCCCGACTATCAACCCGTTCTCGAGCATCTCGAGGAGGCGGTCGAGGCACGAATCATCGAACCGATGCGTCGTGTCCCCGGAACATACCGCTTCAGTCACGCCCTGATCCGCGAGACTTTCTACCAGGGGATTATGGGTCCCGCTCGGGCTCAGCTCCACCGGTCCGTCGCGGAGGCCCTGGAGCATCGCCATGGCGATTCGAACGACCCTCCCCTGGCCGCACTGGCCCACCACTGGTACGCGGCCGTGGCAACGGGTGCAGTCGAGAAGGCCGCCGAGTACAGCAGGCTTGCGGGGCTGGCGTCGGCGGCGAGGCTCGCATTCGAGGAAGCGGCCTTCCATCTGAGGCGCGCACTCGAACTCGCGGATCTTCGACCGGTTTCCAACGAACGCGAGCACTGCGAAAACCTTCTCGACCTGGGGAAGGCTGAGTGGAATTCCGATAACCCTCGGCTCGCGCGCGCCACTTTCGCGCGAGCCGCAGCGCTTGCGCGCCAAATTGACTCTTCCCAGCTTTTCGCGAGAGCCGCGATCGGCTACTACGGCTTCGAGCAGGGAATCTCCTCCGATGCGACGACGCGTGCGCTGCTCGAGGAGGCTGTCGGCTGGCTGGACGCGGATTCACCCGAACTTCGCGCGTGTGTGCTGGCCAAGCTCCAGCACATGACTCCCCACGCCGACCGAATGGAGACGCGACGCTCCATGAGCTTGGAGGCGCTCGATCTCGCCCGCAGCTGCCAGGATCCCCAGGCAATGCGCGACGCCTTTCGGGCTCGCGAAATGGCCACGGTTCCCACCGGGTTCCTCGATGAGCGACTCGAGTGGGAGGCGGAGTGTCGCGAGTGGGGCGAGAGACTCTCTGATCCGTGGCTTTCGTTGCTTGGAAACGACGTCGTCTCGTCACTTACCCAAGGGGACCGTGCGGGAGTGCTGCATTCGATGCAACAGAGTTCCCGTTTCGCAGCCGCCTCCGGAGACCGAATGAGTCGGTTCGTCTCCATTCTCCAGCAGTCCGGGTTCGCCATGATGGAAGGGCGCTTCGACGATCTGGGTCCGCTCATCGAATTGATTCCCGAGGCGGGCAAGAACTGCGTTTCCTGGTCCCAGAGTGCCTACTTCGGTTATCTCTTCGTCGAAACCCTCGAACTCGGAAAGTTCGATCAGCTGAAGCAGGATTGGTTGTCATTCTTCGACGACATCGTTTTGAGCTTCCCGAGTCGCGAGGTGATCGGTCACGCATCCATTGCCGTCATTCATTCACTGACTGATGATCATGCAGCGGCGATGAAAGAACTGGACCAGCTCCAGGATTGCTTCGGGATGGGGGCCGAGAACACGCAACATAATGAGAACTGGATCTTCGCGATGCGGTTGTTAGGCGACGTGATCGAGCGTTTGGGGACGAAGTCGCACGCCGGGATGCTTGCGCACGCCCTTGAACCGTCTGCCGAACAGGTCGTCTGTCATTCGTCGTTCCGCTGGGCAGGTGGCAGCGTCGCTTCCACGCTCGGTCTGCTCTCCTCCGTTCTCGGCAATTTCGAGGCTGGAATCGCCCAGTTTGAGGCCGGCCTGGCCAGGGAAACAGCGCTCGGAGCGAAACCCGCCATGTTGCGCAGTCAGGCTGGGTTGGCGCGCTTGCTGATGCGCCGTGGCACCAATAACGATCGATCAGATGCGCTCGCCTTGATGGATGAAGTCGTCACTGGGTGCGAACAGCTCGGGATCGATCCGCGCGAGAAGTACATCGCACCTTTCGAGCGTGTCCAGTGA
- a CDS encoding HAMP domain-containing histidine kinase, which yields MMSSRKRQKDLERQVCELQIRQTELETQNAGLRRAKTELEQLNQVQPRTDRLASLGTLTAGLAHELNNPLGIIQLLAEDALLNRDEGAREEALATISQQVRHCAEIARGVLRYSRREDPQMIEVEFDEIARRSIKLTHCYAAQSGVDLSYENDTESALVLGNATELEQVIINLLCNAVDASASGACVLVTLIRFGDLLRLSVSDEGSGMTDETLTRAFEPFYSTKGETAGTGLGLSVGRGIVWQHGGGIWIESEAGKGTTVTVELAAYAVPPIANSC from the coding sequence ATGATGAGCTCTAGAAAGCGGCAAAAAGATCTCGAGCGGCAGGTCTGCGAGCTCCAGATCCGCCAGACAGAGCTCGAAACCCAGAACGCGGGGCTTCGCCGGGCGAAAACCGAACTGGAACAGCTGAATCAGGTCCAGCCCAGAACGGACCGGCTGGCCTCGCTCGGCACTCTCACAGCGGGTCTGGCGCATGAACTGAACAATCCGCTGGGAATCATCCAGTTACTGGCAGAGGATGCTCTGCTGAATCGCGACGAGGGAGCGCGGGAAGAAGCTCTGGCCACGATCAGCCAACAGGTGCGGCACTGTGCCGAGATCGCACGGGGCGTCCTGCGGTACTCGCGCCGAGAAGATCCGCAGATGATCGAGGTCGAGTTCGACGAGATCGCTCGGCGTTCGATAAAACTCACTCACTGCTACGCGGCACAATCGGGAGTCGACCTCAGCTACGAGAACGACACGGAATCCGCCCTGGTGTTGGGAAACGCGACGGAGCTGGAGCAGGTCATCATCAACCTTCTCTGCAATGCCGTCGATGCGAGCGCCTCGGGAGCGTGCGTGCTCGTAACGCTGATCCGGTTCGGAGATCTCCTGCGTTTGAGTGTGTCCGACGAAGGCTCCGGTATGACCGACGAGACATTGACCCGCGCATTCGAGCCTTTCTATTCGACCAAGGGCGAAACGGCCGGTACGGGGTTGGGGCTGAGCGTAGGACGCGGGATCGTATGGCAACATGGCGGCGGAATCTGGATTGAAAGCGAAGCGGGAAAGGGCACGACGGTAACGGTGGAACTCGCGGCTTATGCGGTTCCACCGATCGCGAATTCCTGCTGA
- a CDS encoding response regulator, whose translation MARVMIVDDEPEFRDVLCRMAVRLGHEVEAAGDGNDAVKRGQHFQSDILIADWKLGGSMSGLEVARLIGEQSPGMITIIISGNPWLELPGVEPNDEISLLAKPFGLDELRAALDMALERLPKDRK comes from the coding sequence TTGGCACGTGTCATGATCGTGGACGACGAACCGGAATTCCGAGATGTTTTGTGCAGAATGGCGGTTCGCCTCGGACACGAGGTTGAAGCAGCCGGGGATGGCAACGACGCTGTAAAGCGGGGCCAGCACTTTCAGTCCGATATCCTGATCGCCGACTGGAAATTGGGCGGCTCGATGAGCGGGCTCGAGGTAGCGCGATTAATCGGCGAGCAATCGCCTGGAATGATCACGATCATCATCTCCGGCAATCCCTGGCTCGAACTACCCGGGGTCGAACCGAACGACGAGATATCTCTTCTGGCCAAACCCTTTGGCCTGGACGAGTTGCGGGCCGCGCTCGACATGGCGCTCGAGCGACTTCCGAAGGACCGGAAGTAG